The Enterobacter asburiae genome window below encodes:
- a CDS encoding CatB-related O-acetyltransferase, giving the protein MTDKHWSRMEYLHQTVTNPNIHIKGTHSYYSDCWDNGFERPVVRYLLGDDVSRNWEPLGRLDKLFIGNFVCIGAESVILMGGNSTHRMDWFSLYPFMESIKEAYLSRGDTTLGDGCWLGMRAMIMPGVTIGEGAVVAAGAVVTKDVPPYAVVGGNPATVIKYRFSEDDIARLLALKIYDLPEEKLLAIQPILSSGNITELETILR; this is encoded by the coding sequence ATGACCGACAAGCACTGGTCAAGAATGGAATATCTCCATCAGACGGTAACCAATCCAAATATTCATATCAAAGGGACGCACAGCTATTACAGCGACTGCTGGGACAACGGATTTGAACGTCCCGTGGTGCGCTATTTGCTCGGCGACGACGTCAGTCGGAACTGGGAACCACTCGGGCGGCTGGATAAATTATTTATCGGTAATTTCGTCTGCATTGGCGCCGAGAGCGTTATTCTGATGGGCGGAAACAGCACTCATCGCATGGACTGGTTCAGCCTTTATCCCTTTATGGAGTCGATAAAGGAAGCCTACCTGTCACGCGGCGACACAACGCTGGGCGATGGCTGCTGGCTCGGCATGCGGGCGATGATTATGCCCGGCGTTACCATTGGTGAAGGCGCTGTGGTAGCGGCGGGCGCGGTCGTGACCAAAGATGTGCCACCCTATGCGGTGGTGGGCGGAAATCCGGCCACCGTTATTAAATACCGTTTTTCAGAAGACGATATTGCCCGACTGCTCGCGTTAAAAATATACGATCTGCCTGAAGAAAAACTGCTCGCGATACAGCCAATATTATCCTCGGGAAATATCACCGAGCTGGAAACAATTTTACGATAA